One Skermanella pratensis genomic window, ACGCAGGATCTCCGGCGAGACCCGCTCCGCGGCCGGCAAGCAGGCGCGGGACACCTTTCTCAGCCTGCTGAAAACCTGCTCCAAGCTCGCCATCTCGTTCTGGGACTACCTCGGGGCCCGGCTAAATATCCCGGACGCCGACCGCGTGCCCTGGCTCCCCGATCTCATCCGCCAAAACGCCTCAGCGTAGTCCACAGCAAACCGCCGTGGCCGCTATCCGCCGACGAAACTGACCAAGTCCGGCCACCAGCCGGTCGAGCCCGGCCAGGCTGTCGCGCACCTTGTTGGTGACGTCGCCGATCCGTCCGATGTCGCGCATGACCTCGCGCAGGGAATCCGGCTTGCGCACCCGCTTGCGCGATTTCGCCGGCAGGGGATCGTCGAACACGCGGCGGCTGATCCCGTCAATCCTGGTGCCGATCAGTTCCAGCACGTCCGCCGCGCGGTCGACCACGGCGTCCAGCATGCCGAGCAGCGCGCTCTCCGGCCCGGCGATCAGGTCGGGCTGGCGCTGGAGCCGGACGGCGAAGGTGTCGACGCTCTTGGGCTCCACGTAGCGGACCGTGACCAGGTGGCCCGGCGTCAGGATGAAGGTCAGGACGCCCAGCCCCGGATGC contains:
- a CDS encoding CorA family divalent cation transporter, with protein sequence MITAYGRTGSGVFKESLETGAALPDGAVWIDLLHPTEEERGVIARFLGIDLPTHEEMMEIEVSSRLYVENGSAYMTTPVITRADTEHPGLGVLTFILTPGHLVTVRYVEPKSVDTFAVRLQRQPDLIAGPESALLGMLDAVVDRAADVLELIGTRIDGISRRVFDDPLPAKSRKRVRKPDSLREVMRDIGRIGDVTNKVRDSLAGLDRLVAGLGQFRRRIAATAVCCGLR